From a region of the Fundulus heteroclitus isolate FHET01 unplaced genomic scaffold, MU-UCD_Fhet_4.1 scaffold_28, whole genome shotgun sequence genome:
- the LOC105920122 gene encoding protocadherin-10 isoform X5, translating to MIVLLIALCFTEGALSQIRYSVPEEAEQGTQVGNIAEDLGLDLTKLASRRFQVVPSSRTPYLEVNLENGILFVNDKIDREQICKQSASCQLNMEVFLDNPLELFRVEIEVVDINDNPPNFLETDITVEISESATPGTRFPLESAFDPDVGSNALRTYDITTNNYFYLDVQTQTDGNKFAELVLEKPLDREQQAAHRYVLTAVDGGQPPRTGTALLVVKVLDSNDNVPVFEQPVYTVSLSENVPVGSLVIQLNATDLDEGLNGEIVYSFSNHISSRVKELFGIDPRTGRIEVRGEMDFEESSLYQIFVQAKDLGPNAVPAHCKVLVKVTDVNDNAPEITFSTVTESVSEKAAPGTVIALLSVTDRDADDNGQINVEILGDVPFKLKSSFRNYFTIVTDGLLNREQADSYSVTVVARDKGTPSLASSKSIRVHVSDENDNAPTFTQFVYDVYVTENNVPGAYIHAVTALDPDIGQNALINYSILECDIQGMSVKTYVSINEETGYLYALRSFDYEQLKYFTFMVRAKDSGAPELTSNATVKVIIVDQNDNAPIVLAPLGKNGTAKEPLPRSAEPGYLVTRVVAMDADDNENARLSYSIQRGNENGMFRMDWRTGELRTARRVSMKRDPHQQYDLVIEVRDHGQPPLSSSASILVVLVDSMAEGRSMGDKEGTSKAKDGALDLTLILIIALGSVSFIFLLVMIVLAVRCQKEKKLNIYTCLTSDCCLGCRSCCSRQGRSRKKKLSKADIMLVQSSVNVSGPATAQVPVEESGSFGSHHQNQNYCYQVCLTPESAKTDLMFLKPCSPSRSTDTDHNPCGAIVSGYTDQQPDIISNGSILSNETKHQRTELSYLVERPRRVNSSAFQEADLVSSKDSGHGDSEQGDSDHDATNRGHSSARTRVC from the exons ATGATTGTGCTTTTGATCGCTCTGTGCTTCACGGAAGGAGCGCTCTCTCAGATCCGCTACTCTGTCCCGGAAGAGGCAGAGCAAGGCACGCAGGTGGGGAATATCGCTGAAGACCTGGGGTTGGACCTTACAAAACTGGCCTCCAGGCGCTTCCAGGTAGTGCCTAGCTCCCGAACGCCATACCTGGAAGTGAACCTTGAGAACGGCATTCTGTTCGTTAACGATAAAATCGATCGGGAGCAAATCTGCAAGCAGAGTGCCAGCTGCCAGCTCAACATGGAGGTGTTCCTGGACAACCCGCTGGAGCTGTTCAGGGTCGAGATCGAGGTGGTGGACATTAACGACAACCCTCCAAACTTCCTGGAGACAGACATCACAGTGGAGATCTCAGAAAGCGCAACTCCTGGCACCCGATTTCCTTTGGAGAGTGCGTTTGATCCGGACGTGGGCTCTAACGCGTTGCGCACATATGATATTACAACCAACAACTACTTTTATCTGGACGTACAGACCCAAACGGACGGAAATAAGTTTGCAGAACTTGTCCTGGAGAAACCGCTGGACAGGGAGCAGCAGGCAGCGCATAGGTACGTGCTCACTGCGGTGGACGGCGGCCAGCCTCCTCGGACTGGCACCGCGCTGCTGGTGGTTAAAGTGTTGGACTCTAATGACAACGTGCCAGTGTTCGAGCAGCCCGTCTATACGGTGAGTCTTTCGGAGAATGTACCGGTGGGCTCGTTGGTCATCCAGCTAAACGCCACGGACCTAGATGAAGGACTGAACGGGGAAATAGTTTACTCCTTCAGTAACCACATTTCCAGTCGCGTAAAGGAGCTGTTCGGCATAGATCCGCGCACCGGGCGCATCGAAGTCCGTGGGGAGATGGATTTCGAGGAGAGCAGCCTCTATCAGATCTTTGTCCAGGCCAAGGATCTGGGGCCAAACGCGGTGCCTGCGCACTGCAAAGTGCTGGTCAAAGTGACCGATGTGAACGACAACGCACCGGAAATCACATTCAGTACCGTCACGGAGTCTGTGAGCGAAAAAGCTGCTCCCGGTACAGTCATCGCCCTGTTAAGTGTGACGGACCGGGACGCAGATGACAACGGACAGATCAACGTGGAAATTCTTGGCGATGTTCCGTTTAAATTAAAGTCTTCTTTCAGGAATTACTTCACCATAGTGACCGACGGGCTGCTGAACCGAGAGCAGGCGGACTCTTACTCTGTGACTGTGGTGGCGAGAGATAAGGGAACTCCTTCTCTGGCCTCTAGTAAGTCCATCCGTGTCCATGTGTCAGATGAGAACGACAATGCGCCCACTTTCACCCAATTCGTTTATGATGTGTATGTGACAGAGAATAATGTACCAGGAGCATACATCCATGCTGTGACGGCCCTGGACCCTGACATAGGGCAGAATGCTCTCATCAATTACTCCATATTAGAATGTGACATTCAGGGTATGTCTGTTAAAACCTATGTCTCTATCAACGAGGAGACGGGATACCTTTACGCTCTCAGGTCCTTTGATTATGAACAGCTAAAATATTTTACCTTTATGGTCCGGGCCAAGGACTCAGGTGCCCCTGAGCTTACCTCAAATGCAACTGTGAAAGTCATAATTGTTGATCAAAATGACAATGCGCCAATAGTGCTTGCTCCCCTTGGGAAAAATGGAACTGCTAAGGAACCCCTTCCCCGCTCAGCTGAGCCAGGCTACCTGGTGACCCGTGTTGTGGCCATGGATGCAGACGATAATGAGAATGCCCGCTTGTCCTACAGCATTCAGAGAGGTAATGAAAATGGGATGTTTAGGATGGACTGGAGGACTGGTGAGCTCAGGACAGCAAGGCGGGTGTCAATGAAGCGAGACCCTCATCAGCAGTATGACCTGGTGATAGAGGTGAGAGACCATGGCCAGCCCCCACTGTCCTCCAGTGCCAGCATACTGGTGGTGCTAGTAGATAGCATGGCTGAAGGCCGGAGTATGGGAGACAAAGAGGGCACCAGCAAGGCCAAAGATGGTGCCTTGGACCTCACACTCATCCTCATCATTGCCCTTGGTTCTGTCTCCTTCATCTTCCTCCTTGTCATGATTGTACTGGCTGTGCGTTgccagaaggaaaaaaagctcAACATTTACACCTGCTTAACTAGCGACTGCTGTCTTGGATGCAGATCCTGCTGTTCACGTCAGGGTCGATCACGCAAGAAAAAGCTCAGCAAGGCGGATATAATGCTTGTGCAAAGCAGTGTTAATGTCAGCGGGCCCGCAACGGCTCAAGTCCCTGTGGAGGAGTCTGGGAGCTTCGGCTCCCACCACCAAAACCAGAACTATTGCTACCAGGTATGTCTGACTCCAGAGTCTGCGAAAACTGACCTCATGTTCCTAAAGCCGTGTAGTCCCTCTAGGAGCACAGACACCGATCACAACCCATGTGGTGCCATAGTGTCAGGGTACACAGACCAGCAGCCTGACATCATATCAAACGGCAGCATTTTGTCAAACGAG ACCAAACATCAGCGAACTGAACTCAGCTACCTGGTGGAGAGGCCAAGGCGTGTTAACAG